A window from Cryobacterium sp. PAMC25264 encodes these proteins:
- a CDS encoding NAD(P)-dependent oxidoreductase gives MRIALTGGSGKLGKTVLARLRAEGHQVINFDLAGSRGPGFVRIDLTDYGQVADAFTGVNDQIDGFDAVVHLGAIPAPGLAPDVATFHNNMLSSYNVFQAARRAGIRRIVYASSETVLGLPFDTDPPYIPVDEEYPARPESTYSLVKHLEEQMAIELVRWDPTLSITALRFSNVMDPEDYDGFEAFQADATLRKWNLWGYIDGRDGAQAVLKALQTAPPGFERFIIAAADTVMRRPSAELASEVFPDVQLTREVTGTETLLGIDKARRLLGFSPAHSWQDPR, from the coding sequence ATGAGAATCGCCCTCACCGGCGGCAGCGGCAAACTCGGCAAGACCGTCCTCGCCCGGCTCAGGGCCGAGGGCCACCAGGTGATCAACTTCGACCTGGCCGGCAGTCGCGGACCGGGCTTCGTGCGCATCGACCTGACCGATTACGGTCAGGTGGCCGACGCGTTCACGGGCGTCAACGACCAGATCGACGGCTTCGACGCCGTCGTGCATCTCGGCGCGATCCCCGCACCGGGACTGGCTCCCGACGTCGCCACCTTCCACAACAACATGCTCTCCAGCTACAACGTGTTCCAGGCGGCCCGCCGTGCGGGCATCCGTCGCATCGTCTACGCGTCGAGCGAGACCGTGCTCGGTCTGCCGTTCGACACCGACCCGCCCTATATCCCGGTCGACGAGGAGTACCCGGCCCGCCCGGAGAGCACCTACTCACTGGTGAAGCACCTCGAGGAGCAGATGGCCATTGAGCTGGTGCGCTGGGACCCGACGCTTTCGATCACGGCGCTGCGCTTCTCCAACGTGATGGACCCGGAGGACTACGACGGTTTCGAGGCGTTCCAGGCGGATGCGACGCTGCGCAAGTGGAACCTCTGGGGCTACATCGACGGCCGCGACGGCGCGCAGGCGGTGCTCAAGGCCCTGCAGACCGCTCCGCCCGGCTTCGAGCGCTTCATCATCGCCGCCGCCGACACCGTGATGCGGCGGCCGAGCGCCGAGCTGGCCTCCGAGGTGTTCCCGGATGTGCAGCTCACCCGCGAGGTCACCGGGACCGAGACACTGCTCGGCATCGACAAGGCCCGCCGCCTCCTGGGCTTCTCCCCCGCCCACTCCTGGCAAGACCCCCGCTGA
- a CDS encoding ROK family transcriptional regulator — translation MQGSSHDDVRRHNLSVVLRLVHRSGAASRSQLTKVTGLNRSTIAALVSELAERGLVVESEPSATNQVGRPSPIVSVSERVVALAVNPEIDAVTIGIVGLDGQVHRRVRYPTDQSPSVLEAVNIAAAVIDGMRGELDAKFTVVGVGVAVPGLVRAHDGLVRHAPHLGWVDEPLAEMLEAATGYPVLAANDASLGAMAERFFGAGKGITDLIYLNGGASGIGGGMIVGGAPAGGIAGYAGEFGHTRVSDSDRVDSAGIRGTLEAEVTRRELLEVLDLAGADADELEQALLASTSPAVRAEVNRQIDHLAVALAGAINILNPQVVVLGGFLAALLAVDAERLRSAVAALSLGAAFGSVRLSAAELGSNLLMIGAAELAFEGLLDDPAALPTGVAGPSV, via the coding sequence GTGCAGGGCAGCAGCCATGACGACGTGCGCCGGCACAACCTGTCGGTGGTGCTGCGACTCGTGCACCGCAGCGGCGCCGCCTCCCGGTCTCAGCTCACCAAGGTGACGGGGCTGAACCGTTCCACCATCGCCGCCCTCGTGTCCGAACTGGCCGAGCGCGGACTGGTCGTCGAGAGCGAGCCGAGCGCGACCAACCAGGTCGGCCGGCCCAGCCCCATCGTGAGCGTGAGCGAGCGGGTCGTGGCGCTCGCCGTGAACCCCGAGATCGACGCCGTGACGATCGGTATCGTGGGCCTGGACGGCCAGGTGCACCGCCGGGTGCGCTACCCCACCGACCAGTCACCGAGCGTGCTCGAGGCCGTCAACATCGCCGCCGCCGTGATCGACGGAATGCGCGGCGAACTGGACGCCAAGTTCACCGTCGTGGGCGTCGGTGTGGCCGTGCCTGGACTCGTGCGCGCGCACGACGGCCTGGTGCGGCACGCGCCGCACCTCGGCTGGGTCGACGAGCCGCTGGCCGAGATGCTCGAGGCGGCCACCGGCTACCCGGTGCTGGCCGCCAACGACGCCAGCCTTGGTGCCATGGCCGAGCGCTTCTTCGGGGCCGGCAAGGGCATCACCGACCTCATCTACCTCAACGGCGGCGCCAGCGGTATCGGCGGCGGCATGATCGTGGGCGGGGCACCCGCAGGAGGCATCGCCGGCTACGCGGGCGAGTTCGGCCACACCCGGGTCAGCGACAGTGACCGGGTCGACTCGGCGGGCATCCGCGGCACCCTCGAGGCCGAGGTGACCCGGCGCGAGCTGCTCGAGGTGCTCGACCTGGCCGGGGCGGATGCCGACGAGCTCGAGCAGGCGCTGCTGGCCTCCACGTCGCCGGCCGTGCGCGCGGAGGTAAACCGCCAGATCGACCACCTCGCGGTGGCGCTGGCCGGGGCCATCAATATCCTGAACCCCCAGGTGGTGGTGCTCGGCGGTTTCCTCGCGGCGCTGCTGGCGGTGGATGCCGAACGGTTGCGTTCGGCCGTTGCCGCGCTGTCGCTCGGGGCCGCGTTCGGCAGCGTGCGGCTCAGTGCCGCCGAACTGGGCTCGAACCTGCTCATGATCGGTGCCGCCGAACTGGCCTTCGAGGGCCTGCTCGACGACCCGGCCGCATTGCCCACCGGGGTGGCCGGCCCGTCAGTCTGA
- a CDS encoding multidrug effflux MFS transporter, producing the protein MTTAVIPVITDAQLHSTARHPGDALSRGQRIVYIIILGALTALGPFTIDLYLPAFPILESELGVSAAAIQLTLTGTMIGFGFGQLIVGPWSDKIGRRLPLLLATGFHVLACVGAALSSDIVTLGIFRVLQGFGAAAGAVVAMAMVRDLFGGKPLVKMLSRLALVSGLAPVLAPVIGSQLLLVMPWRGIFWVLAGYGIVVMVAVAIWIVETLPKERRTVPGHSSLGQRYRAVLGDRTFVGVAIIGAMTFTGLFSYLSSSPFLFQQVYDFSAQQYGVLFAINSLGIVVGVQTSSRLMHRYNVGPQNILIGATAVLVLTSAAIFTLDLLGAGLWGTLIPLWFFIAGCGFTFPTVQVIALNSHGSEAGTAASLLGAANFGIAGLISPVVGLLGVGTAVPMASVMGVCAIISVLSLWLIVRPRTVAALGH; encoded by the coding sequence GTGACTACCGCCGTCATCCCCGTCATCACCGATGCACAGTTGCACTCGACCGCCCGGCACCCGGGTGACGCGCTCTCCCGGGGACAGCGCATCGTCTACATCATCATCCTGGGCGCGCTGACCGCACTCGGCCCGTTCACGATCGACCTGTACCTGCCGGCGTTCCCCATCCTGGAAAGCGAACTCGGGGTCTCCGCCGCAGCTATCCAGCTCACCCTCACCGGAACCATGATCGGCTTCGGCTTCGGCCAGCTCATCGTCGGACCGTGGAGCGACAAGATCGGCCGCCGGCTTCCGTTGCTGCTGGCCACCGGGTTCCACGTGCTGGCGTGTGTCGGTGCGGCGTTGTCCAGCGACATCGTCACGCTCGGGATCTTCCGGGTGCTGCAGGGCTTCGGCGCCGCGGCCGGTGCCGTCGTGGCCATGGCCATGGTGCGCGACCTGTTCGGCGGCAAGCCGCTGGTGAAGATGCTCTCCCGCCTCGCCCTGGTCAGCGGCCTCGCGCCCGTGCTCGCGCCGGTGATCGGCTCGCAGCTGCTGCTCGTGATGCCCTGGCGCGGCATCTTCTGGGTGCTCGCCGGTTACGGCATCGTCGTCATGGTCGCCGTCGCCATCTGGATCGTGGAAACCCTGCCCAAGGAGCGCCGCACGGTTCCCGGCCACTCCAGCCTCGGCCAGCGCTACCGCGCGGTGCTGGGCGACCGCACCTTCGTGGGCGTCGCCATCATCGGCGCCATGACCTTCACCGGGCTGTTCTCCTACCTCTCCTCGTCGCCGTTCCTGTTCCAGCAGGTCTACGACTTCAGCGCCCAGCAGTACGGCGTGCTCTTCGCGATCAACTCCCTCGGCATTGTCGTGGGGGTGCAGACCAGCTCCCGGCTGATGCACCGCTACAACGTGGGCCCGCAGAACATCCTGATCGGCGCCACGGCCGTGCTGGTGCTCACCTCGGCCGCCATCTTCACTCTCGATCTGCTGGGCGCCGGCCTGTGGGGCACGCTCATCCCGCTCTGGTTCTTCATCGCCGGCTGTGGATTCACCTTCCCCACCGTGCAGGTCATCGCCCTCAACTCACACGGCAGCGAGGCCGGCACCGCCGCCTCGCTCTTGGGCGCGGCCAACTTCGGCATCGCCGGCCTGATCTCCCCGGTCGTGGGCCTGCTCGGCGTGGGAACCGCCGTTCCGATGGCCTCGGTGATGGGCGTGTGCGCGATCATCTCCGTGCTCAGCCTCTGGCTCATCGTGCGCCCGCGCACAGTGGCCGCGCTCGGCCACTGA
- a CDS encoding alpha/beta fold hydrolase, whose product MTSTQPDDSTIRESSSVDVLTRNGVTVLGDPAGQPVVFGPGYGTSQNMWRLVAPQFADELRVVRFDHVGSGDSDVSAYDRRKYDSLRGYAADLLEILRALDLHDVVFVGHSVSAMIGALAAVEEPERFARLIMLGPSPRYLNDEGYLGGFERADVDALLDALEVNHVSWAAEMAPTLMKNADRPELAAELAESIARTNTMVAQHFARVTFLSDWRRLLKNITTPTLILQSSDDLIAPLEVGAYLHKHISGSELVVLNAAGHYAHLSDPGEIERQIRRFL is encoded by the coding sequence GTGACATCCACTCAGCCCGACGACTCGACCATCCGCGAGAGTTCGTCGGTCGACGTGCTCACCCGCAACGGAGTAACGGTGTTGGGCGACCCGGCCGGGCAGCCCGTGGTCTTCGGACCCGGCTACGGCACCAGCCAGAACATGTGGCGCCTGGTGGCGCCGCAATTCGCCGACGAACTCCGCGTGGTGCGCTTCGACCACGTCGGCTCGGGCGACTCCGACGTCTCGGCCTACGACCGGCGCAAATACGATTCGCTGCGCGGCTACGCGGCCGACCTGCTCGAGATCCTGCGCGCTCTCGATCTGCACGATGTGGTTTTCGTGGGCCACTCGGTGAGCGCCATGATCGGTGCCCTCGCCGCCGTGGAGGAGCCGGAGCGCTTCGCCCGGCTGATCATGCTCGGTCCGTCTCCGCGCTACCTCAACGACGAGGGCTACCTGGGCGGCTTCGAACGCGCAGACGTCGACGCCCTCCTCGACGCCCTCGAGGTCAACCATGTGAGCTGGGCCGCCGAGATGGCGCCGACGCTGATGAAGAACGCCGACCGCCCCGAGCTGGCCGCCGAGCTGGCCGAGAGCATCGCCCGCACCAACACCATGGTCGCGCAGCACTTCGCCCGGGTCACCTTCCTCTCGGACTGGCGGCGCTTGCTCAAGAACATCACGACACCCACGCTGATCTTGCAGTCCTCCGACGACCTCATCGCCCCGCTCGAGGTGGGCGCGTACCTGCACAAGCACATTTCCGGCAGCGAACTCGTGGTGCTCAACGCCGCCGGGCACTACGCCCACCTGTCCGATCCCGGCGAGATCGAACGCCAGATCCGGCGCTTTCTGTGA
- a CDS encoding diguanylate cyclase domain-containing protein, with protein sequence MTDAGGTTDHITRALFHHAPAGLFAMTADGVIRSANDTFCEWTGYPREDVVGRYFLALLSRGSKLIFETRYMPLLQTQSRLNEMMLTLTTSAGGTRDVLVSSVLDDSGTEPLVYAAVFAAGIRLKYERDLLDARRTAETAVARVRILQAAAAGLAPASTLAAFGSALRVSAEMATDAAHVSVIVIGPGGTLELVSGARPLEKTVALADLLPVGAALASGLPVLCRSAADIAESFPGLAASLDAEGVESLCVVPIIDNGTVSGAIACWFQRQRVLDENLLDLLGALATQAAPVLERIHLQHQMEHQSLHDSLTGLPNRRALQNRLRRLLGDAERHGRAVVVLFLDLDGFKAINDDFGHEAGDQVLQQVALRLRRVLREDDTPSRFGGDEFVIASDRIDQTSALEVAQRIRQAVREPLDGLAQGQRVSASIGISVYTPGSTTPLTPDDLIALADEAMLTSKRAGKGRDTLLTA encoded by the coding sequence GTGACGGATGCGGGCGGCACGACGGACCACATCACCCGCGCCCTCTTTCACCATGCGCCGGCCGGCCTGTTCGCCATGACGGCGGACGGGGTCATCCGTTCGGCCAACGACACGTTCTGCGAGTGGACCGGCTACCCCCGGGAGGACGTGGTGGGCCGGTACTTCCTGGCCCTGCTCTCCCGCGGCAGCAAGCTCATCTTCGAGACCCGGTACATGCCGCTGCTGCAGACGCAGAGCCGGTTGAACGAGATGATGCTCACCCTCACCACCAGCGCCGGCGGCACCCGCGACGTGCTGGTCAGCTCGGTGCTGGACGACTCCGGCACCGAGCCGCTGGTCTACGCCGCGGTCTTCGCCGCCGGGATCCGGCTCAAGTACGAGCGCGACCTGTTGGACGCCCGGCGCACGGCCGAGACCGCCGTGGCCCGGGTGCGCATCCTGCAGGCCGCCGCGGCCGGCCTGGCACCCGCATCAACCCTCGCCGCGTTCGGTTCGGCCTTGCGGGTCTCGGCCGAGATGGCCACGGATGCCGCGCACGTCTCGGTGATCGTCATCGGCCCCGGCGGCACCCTGGAGCTGGTCTCCGGGGCCCGGCCGCTCGAGAAAACCGTCGCGCTGGCCGACCTGCTGCCCGTGGGCGCGGCGTTGGCCTCCGGCCTGCCGGTGCTGTGCCGGAGCGCCGCCGACATCGCGGAGAGCTTTCCGGGGCTGGCGGCCTCGCTCGATGCGGAGGGCGTCGAGTCGCTCTGCGTCGTGCCCATCATCGACAACGGCACCGTCAGCGGAGCCATCGCCTGCTGGTTCCAGCGGCAGCGGGTGCTCGACGAGAACCTGCTCGACCTGCTCGGAGCGCTCGCCACGCAGGCGGCGCCGGTGCTCGAACGCATCCACCTCCAGCACCAGATGGAGCACCAGTCCCTGCACGATTCGCTCACCGGCCTGCCGAACCGGCGAGCGCTGCAGAACCGGCTGCGGCGGCTGCTCGGCGACGCGGAGCGCCACGGGCGAGCGGTCGTGGTGCTGTTCCTCGACCTCGACGGTTTCAAGGCGATCAACGACGACTTCGGCCACGAGGCCGGTGACCAGGTGCTGCAGCAGGTCGCGCTGCGGCTGCGACGGGTTCTGCGAGAGGATGACACTCCGAGCCGGTTCGGCGGTGACGAGTTCGTGATCGCGTCGGACCGCATCGACCAGACGAGCGCCCTCGAGGTCGCCCAGCGCATCCGCCAGGCTGTGCGGGAACCGCTCGACGGGCTCGCGCAGGGCCAACGTGTCTCGGCCAGCATCGGCATCAGCGTGTACACCCCGGGCAGCACCACCCCGCTGACCCCGGACGACCTGATCGCCCTCGCCGACGAGGCCATGCTCACCTCTAAGCGGGCCGGCAAGGGCCGCGACACGCTGCTCACCGCCTGA
- a CDS encoding phosphatase PAP2 family protein, whose protein sequence is MDPSRSDETEPTRPDSPTPATAEAAADAPSRRIARRWPLISGAIAVLFAFLLGALILTRGSGRPIEADLEWMEEILEHRSPVWEVPALVMNFLGAGIAGVVVIPIAIVVTLFVLRRPWAALYFVLATVASAGLVQLLKTLFGRARPEDMLVTSDFGSFPSGHVANAATMAVLLGIIFPRLWVWIAGAVYTVAMMVSRTYLGAHWLTDTIGGLLLGVGVAVVLWAPLAAKLDGENTLARRRAVSKAAETAKRG, encoded by the coding sequence ATGGACCCCTCCCGATCAGACGAGACTGAGCCCACCAGACCCGATTCGCCCACCCCGGCCACAGCGGAAGCCGCGGCGGATGCACCGTCGCGCCGCATCGCCCGCCGCTGGCCGCTGATCAGCGGGGCGATCGCGGTCCTCTTCGCCTTCCTGCTCGGCGCCCTGATCCTCACGCGAGGCAGCGGGCGCCCGATTGAGGCCGATCTGGAGTGGATGGAAGAGATCCTCGAGCACCGGTCGCCGGTCTGGGAGGTCCCGGCACTGGTGATGAACTTCCTCGGCGCCGGTATCGCCGGGGTGGTCGTGATCCCGATCGCGATCGTCGTGACCTTGTTCGTGCTGAGGCGCCCGTGGGCGGCGCTGTACTTCGTGCTCGCCACCGTCGCCAGTGCCGGCCTGGTGCAGCTGCTGAAGACCCTGTTCGGTCGCGCCCGCCCCGAAGACATGCTGGTCACCTCCGACTTCGGGTCGTTCCCATCCGGCCATGTGGCGAACGCGGCAACCATGGCGGTGCTGCTGGGCATCATCTTCCCCCGGCTGTGGGTCTGGATCGCCGGCGCGGTGTACACGGTGGCGATGATGGTCAGCCGCACCTACCTCGGCGCGCACTGGCTCACCGACACCATCGGTGGCCTGCTGCTCGGTGTGGGTGTGGCCGTGGTCTTGTGGGCGCCGCTGGCGGCCAAGCTCGACGGTGAGAACACCCTCGCCAGACGCCGGGCGGTGTCGAAGGCCGCCGAAACCGCAAAACGAGGATGA
- a CDS encoding saccharopine dehydrogenase family protein produces MRILLVGAGGVGDAFAKIVARRSFFEQVVVSDYDLSRAERTIEAIKARHGAETADRFTAAQIDASDPEVVARVAREHGASHVMNAVEPKFVQSIFAGALAAGADYLDMAMSLSEPHPTDPHSKTGIKLGDDQFEQAPDWETSGSLALVGMGVEPGLSDVFARYAADHLFSEIDELGTRDGANLVVRDEAGNEIFAPSFSIWTTIEECLNPPVIFEKDRGWFTTPPFSEPEVFDFPEGIGPVECVNVEHEEVLLMPRWLDAKRVTFKYGLGEEFIGVLKTLHLLGLDSTNPVKVRTADGPAMVAPRDVVAASLPDPATIGPRMTGKTCAGVWVTGTGTDGAPREVYLYHVSDNEWTMAEYDAQCVVWQTALNPAIALELLATGVWTGTGVLGPEAFDAKPYLDLMAAPEPAGYGQPWGLQERTPAARPS; encoded by the coding sequence ATGAGAATTCTCCTCGTAGGTGCTGGTGGCGTCGGTGACGCCTTTGCGAAGATCGTTGCCCGCCGTTCGTTTTTCGAGCAGGTGGTGGTGAGTGACTACGACCTGAGCCGGGCGGAGCGCACCATCGAGGCGATCAAGGCCCGGCACGGCGCCGAGACCGCCGACCGGTTCACGGCGGCGCAGATCGACGCATCCGACCCGGAGGTGGTGGCCCGGGTGGCGCGCGAGCACGGTGCCAGCCACGTGATGAACGCCGTGGAGCCCAAGTTCGTGCAGAGCATCTTCGCGGGAGCGCTCGCCGCGGGCGCCGACTACCTCGACATGGCGATGAGCCTGAGCGAACCGCATCCGACCGACCCGCACTCGAAGACCGGCATCAAGCTCGGCGACGACCAGTTCGAGCAGGCGCCCGATTGGGAGACCAGCGGAAGCCTGGCTCTCGTGGGGATGGGTGTGGAGCCCGGGCTCTCCGACGTGTTCGCCCGGTACGCCGCCGACCACCTGTTCAGTGAGATCGACGAGCTGGGCACAAGGGACGGCGCCAACCTGGTCGTGCGCGACGAGGCCGGCAACGAGATCTTCGCGCCGTCGTTCAGTATTTGGACCACCATCGAGGAGTGCCTGAATCCGCCGGTGATCTTCGAGAAGGATCGCGGCTGGTTCACGACGCCGCCGTTCAGCGAGCCGGAAGTGTTCGACTTCCCCGAGGGCATCGGCCCGGTGGAGTGCGTGAACGTGGAACACGAAGAGGTGCTGCTGATGCCGCGCTGGCTGGACGCGAAGCGGGTCACCTTCAAGTACGGCCTCGGCGAGGAGTTCATCGGGGTGCTGAAGACCCTGCACCTGCTCGGCCTGGACAGCACCAACCCGGTGAAGGTGCGCACCGCGGACGGCCCGGCGATGGTTGCGCCGCGGGATGTGGTGGCCGCGAGCCTGCCCGACCCGGCCACGATCGGGCCGCGCATGACGGGCAAGACCTGTGCGGGCGTGTGGGTGACCGGCACCGGCACGGATGGGGCGCCCCGCGAGGTCTACCTGTATCACGTGAGTGACAACGAGTGGACGATGGCCGAGTACGACGCCCAGTGTGTGGTCTGGCAGACCGCCCTCAACCCCGCGATCGCCCTGGAGCTGCTCGCCACCGGCGTGTGGACCGGCACCGGGGTGCTCGGCCCGGAGGCCTTCGACGCCAAACCCTACCTCGACCTGATGGCCGCCCCCGAGCCCGCCGGCTACGGCCAGCCCTGGGGCCTTCAGGAGCGCACCCCCGCTGCCCGACCCTCCTAG
- a CDS encoding DUF805 domain-containing protein: MLTPTAAIASVFRKYADFSGRASRSEYWWFALLLWVVLGGLQLLQLIPTGTTSYGYTSYNFSIVTMIVAPLFAIGVLLPSLAVLVRRLHDANFSGWFVFLALIPGVGAIILLVFTLLPSNPAGTRFDVTRLPKAPGLSFQGSNLG; this comes from the coding sequence ATGCTGACCCCCACCGCGGCCATCGCATCCGTTTTTCGCAAGTACGCCGACTTCAGCGGGCGGGCATCCCGCAGCGAGTACTGGTGGTTCGCCCTGCTGCTCTGGGTGGTACTCGGAGGGCTCCAGCTGCTGCAGCTGATCCCGACCGGAACAACGAGCTACGGTTACACCTCGTACAACTTCTCGATCGTCACGATGATCGTGGCCCCGCTCTTCGCGATCGGCGTGCTGCTGCCCAGCCTCGCGGTGCTCGTGCGCCGGCTGCACGACGCGAACTTCTCCGGCTGGTTCGTCTTCCTGGCCCTCATCCCGGGCGTGGGCGCGATCATCCTGCTCGTCTTCACGCTGCTGCCGAGCAACCCCGCGGGCACCCGGTTCGATGTCACCCGGCTGCCGAAGGCGCCCGGACTGTCGTTCCAGGGATCCAACCTGGGCTGA
- a CDS encoding FAD-binding oxidoreductase yields MINGDVSFWWNQVGRPAPRPALPGSTRADVCIVGAGYTGLWAAYYLKKAAPQLRVVILEQRFAGYGASGRNGGWLTNSVTGGRDQYVRSHGRDAASAFQLAMNDTVDEVIRVAALEGIDADIVKGGEFTVAYDRPQQRRLEEAVRGEQAWPHTDVELLRAADATAQINVVGSTGAMWHPHCARIQPAKLVAGLARAVLALGVEIYDDTRVTEITPHAARTARGTVEAEFIVRATEGFTAGLAGLHRAWLPMNSSLIVTEPLGADAWAGIGWANRATLGDMAHAYMYAQRTADDRIAIGGRGVPYRFGSQTDSDGHTPASTVEALRNILHRFFPGTTDTAIAHAWSGVLGVPRDWAATVGLDRRTGLAWAGGYVGTGVATTNLAGRTLTDLILGRASLLTELPWVNHRVRNWEPEPLRWLAVTALYQAYTRADRAELTRRERTSPLATLADRVSGRGH; encoded by the coding sequence ATGATCAACGGGGACGTCTCCTTCTGGTGGAACCAGGTCGGCCGCCCCGCTCCGCGCCCGGCGCTGCCCGGTTCCACCCGCGCCGACGTCTGCATCGTGGGCGCCGGCTACACCGGCCTGTGGGCCGCCTACTACCTTAAGAAGGCGGCGCCCCAGCTGCGCGTGGTCATCCTCGAGCAGCGGTTCGCCGGCTACGGCGCCTCCGGGCGCAACGGCGGCTGGCTCACCAACTCGGTCACCGGCGGGCGCGACCAGTACGTCCGCAGCCACGGCCGAGACGCCGCCAGCGCCTTCCAGCTGGCCATGAACGACACCGTCGACGAGGTCATCCGGGTCGCCGCGCTCGAGGGCATCGACGCCGACATCGTCAAGGGTGGCGAGTTCACCGTCGCCTACGACCGGCCGCAGCAGCGCCGGCTCGAGGAAGCGGTGCGGGGCGAGCAGGCCTGGCCGCACACGGATGTGGAGCTGCTGAGGGCCGCCGACGCCACCGCGCAGATCAACGTGGTCGGCTCGACCGGGGCGATGTGGCACCCGCACTGCGCGCGCATCCAGCCGGCCAAGCTCGTGGCCGGGCTTGCCCGGGCGGTGCTGGCGCTCGGCGTGGAGATCTACGACGACACCCGGGTGACCGAGATCACCCCGCACGCCGCCCGCACCGCGCGCGGCACGGTGGAGGCCGAGTTCATCGTGCGCGCCACCGAGGGATTCACCGCGGGCCTGGCGGGCCTGCACCGGGCCTGGCTGCCGATGAACTCGTCGCTGATCGTCACCGAACCGCTCGGCGCCGACGCATGGGCCGGCATCGGCTGGGCCAATCGCGCCACCCTGGGCGACATGGCGCACGCCTACATGTACGCGCAGCGCACCGCCGATGACCGCATCGCCATCGGCGGCCGCGGGGTGCCGTACCGGTTCGGGTCGCAGACCGACTCCGACGGGCACACTCCAGCGAGCACTGTCGAGGCGCTCCGCAACATCCTGCACCGGTTCTTTCCGGGCACGACGGATACCGCCATCGCGCACGCCTGGAGCGGCGTGCTGGGCGTGCCCCGCGACTGGGCCGCAACCGTGGGCCTCGACCGGCGAACCGGGCTCGCCTGGGCCGGCGGGTACGTGGGCACCGGGGTGGCCACCACCAACCTGGCCGGCCGCACCCTGACCGACCTGATCCTCGGCCGGGCGAGCCTGCTCACTGAACTGCCCTGGGTGAACCACCGGGTGCGCAACTGGGAGCCGGAACCGCTGCGCTGGCTGGCCGTGACCGCCCTGTACCAGGCGTACACCCGCGCCGACCGCGCCGAGCTCACCCGGCGCGAGCGCACCTCGCCGCTGGCGACCCTCGCCGACCGCGTCTCGGGTCGAGGCCACTAG